In Verrucomicrobiota bacterium, a single genomic region encodes these proteins:
- a CDS encoding transposase, with protein sequence MSDQSVYFLTICCKQRSHNDLVQNGIPEKLLESAAFYERQRKWLCRLMVLMPDHLHGLFVFPQDASVTKTITAWKSHHARKTGIKWQDGFFENRIRNDTEFDEKSAYILKNPLRAGLVKEVDDWPFVHDTRNPPRRIPTDGRQAGGY encoded by the coding sequence GTGTCCGACCAGTCCGTTTACTTCCTAACAATTTGCTGCAAACAAAGGTCCCATAACGATCTGGTGCAAAACGGTATACCCGAGAAGCTACTCGAGTCTGCGGCTTTCTATGAAAGGCAGAGAAAGTGGTTGTGCCGCCTCATGGTTCTCATGCCTGATCATCTGCACGGGCTTTTCGTTTTTCCGCAAGACGCTTCGGTAACGAAAACCATCACCGCTTGGAAATCGCATCATGCACGAAAAACTGGTATCAAGTGGCAAGACGGTTTCTTCGAGAACCGCATTCGAAACGACACGGAATTTGATGAAAAGTCAGCCTACATTCTCAAGAATCCTCTTCGGGCAGGATTGGTGAAAGAGGTCGATGACTGGCCTTTCGTTCACGACACTAGAAACCCACCAAGGCGTATTCCCACGGACGGGCGGCAAGCCGGGGGTTACTAA
- a CDS encoding sulfite exporter TauE/SafE family protein encodes MIDPETITGPTTAFFAGVVTSVHCVGMCGPLACAFLPQNANEKANPVVVTSVYHGARVLAYTGLGAIAGAIGAAPFAWFDASALTILPWALVLFFVAIAFGLEKRIPKPKIVSKWFFRFSTRVRKLPRTSAGGLLGLVTPFLPCGPLYLVIGVALVTGSAINGAEFLFAFALGTLPLIWLTHTQYARIQTRISPLGMRRIQQGMALVLASMIALRLVAGPDLNPPADLAEVKCPLCDSGS; translated from the coding sequence ATGATTGATCCAGAGACCATAACCGGACCGACAACTGCGTTTTTCGCGGGCGTGGTCACCTCGGTGCATTGCGTCGGAATGTGTGGCCCGCTGGCCTGCGCGTTTCTCCCGCAAAATGCCAACGAGAAGGCGAATCCGGTCGTGGTCACTTCCGTGTATCACGGGGCGCGGGTCCTCGCCTACACAGGACTTGGCGCGATCGCAGGGGCGATCGGTGCGGCACCCTTTGCGTGGTTTGATGCTAGTGCTTTGACCATTCTTCCGTGGGCTCTGGTGCTGTTCTTTGTGGCGATTGCATTTGGTCTCGAGAAACGGATTCCCAAGCCGAAGATTGTCAGCAAATGGTTTTTTCGTTTCAGCACCCGTGTGCGTAAGCTGCCTCGCACTTCAGCTGGTGGACTCTTGGGACTCGTTACGCCTTTCCTCCCCTGCGGTCCGTTGTATCTGGTGATCGGGGTGGCACTTGTGACCGGATCGGCAATCAACGGGGCAGAGTTCCTTTTCGCCTTCGCCCTCGGAACACTCCCGCTGATTTGGCTCACACATACCCAATATGCGCGCATCCAAACGAGAATTTCTCCGTTAGGGATGCGCCGGATTCAGCAAGGTATGGCTTTGGTGTTGGCCAGTATGATCGCCCTGCGCTTGGTCGCAGGCCCCGATCTCAATCCTCCGGCGGACCTGGCCGAGGTGAAGTGTCCCTTGTGTGATTCGGGGAGTTGA
- the dxr gene encoding 1-deoxy-D-xylulose-5-phosphate reductoisomerase → MDRPKKIILLGATGSIGTSTLRILRAHPDRLQLVGVAAHSKAEELAAIVREFRVPHAALTNADAADDAVRNGVFPSDCTLHSGKAGLTAIASEPEADMVLVAVVGTAALRPTLAAIEAGRDIALASKEILVLGGSFVMEAARKAGVRLLPTDSEHNAIFQCLEGHPNQFLDGIILTASGGRFRDRDPKTLDNVTPEEATDHPNWSMGPKITVDSATMANKGLELMEARWLFNLPPEKLEVVLHRQSIVHSFVRFVDGSILGQLSPPSMTFAIQHCLLHPERAEGVEPTLDFQETFTLDFAPPPEGRFPCLNLAFEALRSGPTAMAVFNAANELAVADFLARKIKFPAIPQRIAEALEQFGEQKVRSLEDLLALDAEVREAR, encoded by the coding sequence ATGGATCGACCTAAGAAGATCATCTTGCTGGGAGCTACGGGAAGTATTGGAACGAGCACTCTGCGGATTCTGCGGGCGCACCCGGATCGGTTGCAATTGGTGGGAGTGGCGGCACACTCCAAGGCCGAGGAATTGGCGGCGATCGTTCGCGAATTTCGAGTGCCGCATGCAGCCCTGACGAATGCGGATGCGGCAGACGATGCTGTCCGAAACGGAGTCTTTCCTTCCGACTGCACACTCCATTCCGGCAAAGCGGGCTTAACGGCCATCGCCAGCGAACCGGAGGCGGATATGGTTCTCGTCGCTGTCGTGGGCACTGCTGCCCTCCGTCCTACTCTGGCGGCCATCGAAGCCGGGCGGGATATCGCGCTGGCGAGCAAAGAAATTCTCGTCCTCGGGGGCTCGTTTGTCATGGAAGCCGCCCGAAAAGCCGGAGTTCGTCTCTTACCGACCGACAGTGAACACAACGCGATCTTTCAGTGTCTCGAGGGTCACCCCAACCAGTTTCTCGACGGGATTATTCTGACCGCCTCGGGAGGAAGGTTCCGGGACCGTGACCCGAAAACGCTGGATAACGTGACTCCTGAGGAAGCGACCGATCACCCGAACTGGTCCATGGGTCCGAAGATCACGGTCGATTCGGCAACGATGGCCAATAAGGGACTCGAGCTCATGGAGGCGCGCTGGCTCTTCAACCTGCCTCCTGAAAAACTCGAGGTGGTTCTCCACCGGCAGAGCATCGTGCACTCTTTTGTCCGTTTCGTGGACGGCTCCATTCTAGGGCAGCTGAGTCCACCCTCCATGACGTTTGCCATCCAGCATTGTCTACTCCATCCAGAGCGCGCGGAAGGGGTGGAGCCCACTCTCGATTTTCAGGAAACGTTTACCCTCGACTTTGCTCCTCCCCCGGAGGGCCGATTCCCCTGCCTCAACCTCGCTTTCGAGGCGCTCCGCTCCGGCCCGACAGCCATGGCTGTGTTCAATGCAGCCAATGAGTTGGCCGTCGCCGATTTCCTCGCTCGGAAAATCAAGTTCCCCGCAATCCCGCAAAGAATCGCCGAGGCACTTGAACAATTTGGCGAGCAAAAAGTGAGGAGTTTGGAGGACTTGCTTGCATTGGATGCGGAAGTGCGGGAAGCGAGGTAG